A window from Deinococcus aquiradiocola encodes these proteins:
- a CDS encoding sensor domain-containing diguanylate cyclase/phosphohydrolase yields MTVTDPPPSAPRPAVWRGVGVTLAGYAVTLALLQALTVSRGSARAAWTPDAVLSLTCAALLVTCTLWLIRLQHSLRTELTVALVVSMGLLADLLALQGLSVLHGAARPDPVQLLLGASCAASLVVLTVRGTVASRLGQRHLQQVQETDVLTGVLNRRGVLRQYVAIPPGAEVNVALLDVNDLRRLNEKDGHDAGDAYLRAIADLLRALLPREAVLGRWGGDEFMVLSPRPLRALPLLDDPRLRALRRDPDLPVLAVGEVSVPAGGPLERVVALASEQMYAQKARDYAARAAQRQGLHVDLNAFPRYLQTLETLDDILRLGLRRAADLAGFEAWYFIRHGDPLEITYQDALHGDAPDTLTSRPIRIVDAVVNGQETVFASDYERSEHAEPFWVRAGIKSVIAAPVCVNGEVTCVLAFTSRRGWPTITPGTRRLLEGVAVHLGHHLERQDAYARMQASVEAGITGMGIILEARDLETAGHTARVVSAALRLGRAAGLDDEELGALRLGAYLHDVGKLAIPDAVLLKPGPLTDAEWTLMRSHAERGALMAARLPSVPEGSLQVVRSHHERWDGGGYPDGLAGEGIPRLARIFSVCDVYDALTSGRPYKDAWTHEAAVAELLAQRGLQFDPALTDLFLEAVQPGLSGARRSDRVERQATS; encoded by the coding sequence GTGACCGTGACCGACCCGCCTCCATCCGCTCCGCGTCCCGCGGTGTGGCGGGGCGTGGGCGTCACGCTGGCCGGTTACGCCGTGACACTCGCGCTGCTGCAGGCGCTGACGGTCTCGCGCGGTTCCGCCCGGGCCGCGTGGACGCCGGACGCGGTGCTGTCGCTCACGTGCGCGGCGCTGCTCGTGACGTGCACGCTGTGGCTCATCCGCCTGCAGCACAGCCTGCGGACGGAACTCACGGTGGCGCTCGTGGTGAGCATGGGGCTGCTGGCGGACCTGCTGGCCCTTCAGGGCCTGTCGGTGCTGCACGGGGCGGCCCGGCCCGACCCTGTGCAGCTGCTGCTCGGGGCGTCGTGCGCCGCGAGCCTGGTCGTGCTGACCGTCCGGGGCACCGTCGCGAGCAGGCTCGGACAGCGGCACCTGCAGCAGGTGCAGGAGACGGACGTGCTGACGGGCGTCCTGAACCGCCGGGGCGTGCTGCGGCAGTACGTGGCCATCCCGCCCGGCGCGGAGGTGAACGTCGCGCTGCTCGACGTGAACGACCTGAGGCGTCTCAACGAGAAAGACGGACACGACGCCGGTGACGCGTACCTGCGGGCGATCGCGGACCTGCTGCGCGCCCTGCTGCCGAGGGAGGCCGTGCTCGGCCGCTGGGGCGGTGACGAGTTCATGGTGCTGTCCCCTCGACCGCTGCGGGCCCTGCCGCTGCTCGACGACCCGCGCCTGCGGGCGTTGCGGCGCGACCCGGACCTGCCGGTCCTCGCGGTAGGCGAGGTGAGCGTCCCGGCGGGCGGGCCGCTCGAGCGGGTGGTGGCCCTGGCATCCGAGCAGATGTACGCGCAGAAGGCCCGCGACTACGCCGCCCGTGCCGCGCAGCGGCAGGGGCTGCACGTGGACCTGAACGCCTTCCCGCGCTACCTGCAGACGCTGGAAACACTCGACGACATCCTGCGGCTCGGCCTGCGGCGCGCGGCGGACCTCGCGGGCTTCGAAGCGTGGTACTTCATCCGGCACGGCGACCCGCTGGAGATCACGTACCAGGACGCCCTGCACGGGGACGCGCCCGACACCCTCACGTCACGCCCCATCCGGATCGTGGACGCCGTCGTGAATGGGCAGGAGACGGTGTTCGCGTCGGACTACGAGCGCAGCGAGCATGCCGAGCCGTTCTGGGTACGGGCCGGGATCAAGAGCGTGATCGCCGCGCCGGTCTGCGTGAACGGCGAGGTGACGTGCGTGCTGGCGTTCACGTCACGTCGCGGGTGGCCGACCATCACGCCCGGCACGCGCCGGCTGCTGGAGGGCGTCGCCGTGCACCTCGGGCACCACCTCGAACGGCAGGACGCGTACGCGCGCATGCAGGCGTCCGTCGAGGCAGGCATCACCGGCATGGGCATCATCCTGGAGGCGCGGGACCTGGAGACGGCCGGGCACACGGCGCGCGTGGTGAGTGCCGCGCTGCGGCTGGGGCGGGCGGCCGGGCTGGACGACGAGGAGCTGGGGGCGCTACGGCTGGGCGCGTACCTGCACGACGTCGGGAAGCTCGCGATTCCGGACGCGGTGCTGCTGAAGCCGGGGCCGCTCACCGACGCCGAGTGGACCCTGATGCGCTCGCACGCGGAACGGGGCGCCCTGATGGCCGCGCGGCTGCCGAGTGTGCCGGAAGGATCGCTGCAGGTGGTGCGCTCGCACCATGAACGCTGGGACGGGGGCGGGTACCCGGACGGCCTGGCGGGCGAGGGGATTCCGCGGCTGGCCCGGATCTTCAGCGTGTGCGACGTGTACGACGCCCTCACGAGCGGACGGCCGTACAAGGACGCGTGGACGCACGAGGCGGCCGTGGCGGAGCTCCTCGCGCAGCGCGGCCTGCAGTTCGACCCGGCGCTCACGGACCTCTTCCTTGAGGCGGTGCAGCCGGGCCTGTCGGGGGCGCGGCGTTCGGACCGGGTGGAACGTCAGGCCACCTCCTGA
- a CDS encoding M14 family zinc carboxypeptidase codes for MTPDTPAPDTAPRASRTWTATFPWEGTRLRDRLADLLGTRPTGDAWTVRAYVSESPELREVLRGQLQDLLRVRGVPGRVRVRSAYKTAYFWLTEEVRPVWRRSGADTLSVTYPPGATGRFLQELYPLSAELEDEGVQFRAAQGDEPGVYRAKLSRAGRPLWEGQCEVPLRARVTLDGRDVLAPTGRLTVQIGPDLHREAFPTDAELVWDWYAEQVMPGLHAAVHGTAAQPTWEDLRVTVHASEPDVPLALTGERVSMTEALAEDLYFGTLDALKARAGLGVDARTLMPGRIIPVVLAAPGQDTRVTVHLTFPARSHAAVAPPWEPPDPPDGWSGAVSGPLAPARVWAQARAAARDAGLTWTVPATSARGRPVPAVLRAAAGASAAGGGVLVTGGQHANETTGPVAALNLIRTLAAGPRPFAVLPLENPDGADLHRALTQRQPEHMHHAARYTAPGDDLEARLRAGDTRWEAGARDWAARAVQADLHLNLHGYPAHEWVRPFSGYAPHGFESWAVPTGFLTIVLYRPDLAGQARALAHAAAQVLDALPDVRDLTRRALRAHAAHTLSPHFELVDGWPFMLRPATHLLCPVTVITEAPDETVYGERFRMLVRAQEAVCRAALALHARGDLT; via the coding sequence GTGACCCCGGACACCCCCGCTCCGGACACGGCACCTCGCGCCTCGCGCACCTGGACGGCCACCTTCCCGTGGGAGGGCACGCGCCTGCGAGACCGTCTCGCGGACCTGCTCGGCACGCGGCCCACGGGAGACGCGTGGACGGTCCGGGCGTACGTGTCGGAATCCCCGGAGCTGCGCGAGGTGCTGCGCGGCCAGCTGCAGGACCTCCTGCGGGTGCGGGGCGTGCCGGGCCGCGTGCGGGTGCGCAGCGCGTACAAGACGGCGTACTTCTGGCTGACGGAGGAGGTGCGTCCCGTGTGGCGCCGCAGCGGGGCCGACACCCTGAGCGTCACGTACCCGCCCGGCGCGACGGGGCGGTTCCTGCAGGAACTGTACCCGCTGTCGGCCGAACTGGAAGACGAGGGCGTGCAGTTCCGCGCCGCGCAGGGCGACGAACCGGGCGTGTACCGGGCGAAGCTCAGCCGGGCGGGCCGCCCGCTTTGGGAGGGACAGTGCGAGGTGCCGCTCCGCGCGCGCGTGACGCTGGACGGCCGGGACGTGCTCGCCCCGACCGGACGCCTCACGGTGCAGATCGGCCCGGACCTGCACCGTGAGGCGTTCCCGACGGACGCGGAACTCGTGTGGGACTGGTACGCGGAACAGGTGATGCCGGGGCTGCACGCCGCCGTGCACGGCACAGCCGCGCAGCCCACCTGGGAGGACCTGCGCGTCACGGTGCACGCGTCCGAACCGGACGTGCCGCTCGCCCTGACCGGCGAGCGCGTCAGCATGACCGAGGCGCTCGCCGAGGACCTGTACTTCGGGACGCTGGACGCCCTCAAGGCGCGGGCGGGCCTGGGCGTGGACGCCCGCACCCTGATGCCGGGCCGGATCATTCCGGTCGTGCTGGCCGCGCCCGGGCAGGACACGCGCGTCACGGTGCACCTGACCTTCCCGGCACGGTCGCACGCCGCCGTGGCCCCCCCCTGGGAACCGCCCGACCCACCGGACGGCTGGAGCGGCGCCGTGTCCGGTCCGCTCGCCCCGGCCCGCGTATGGGCGCAGGCCCGCGCCGCCGCCCGGGACGCCGGGCTCACCTGGACGGTGCCCGCGACGAGCGCGCGCGGCCGACCCGTTCCCGCCGTGCTGCGCGCCGCGGCAGGTGCGTCCGCGGCGGGGGGCGGCGTGCTCGTCACGGGCGGCCAGCACGCCAACGAGACGACCGGCCCGGTCGCCGCCCTGAACCTCATCCGCACCCTCGCGGCAGGCCCGCGGCCCTTCGCGGTCCTCCCGCTCGAAAACCCCGACGGGGCCGACCTGCACCGCGCCCTGACGCAGCGCCAGCCGGAGCACATGCACCACGCGGCCCGCTACACCGCGCCCGGCGACGACCTCGAAGCGAGACTCCGGGCCGGCGACACCCGCTGGGAGGCAGGCGCCCGTGACTGGGCCGCGCGGGCCGTGCAGGCGGACCTGCACCTGAACCTGCACGGCTATCCCGCGCATGAATGGGTGCGGCCCTTCAGCGGGTACGCGCCGCACGGCTTCGAGTCGTGGGCCGTCCCGACCGGGTTCCTCACCATCGTCCTGTACCGCCCGGACCTCGCGGGCCAGGCCCGCGCGCTCGCGCACGCCGCCGCGCAGGTCCTGGACGCCCTGCCGGACGTACGCGACCTCACGCGGCGCGCCCTGCGCGCCCACGCCGCCCACACCCTCTCACCGCACTTCGAGCTCGTGGACGGCTGGCCGTTCATGCTGCGGCCCGCCACCCACCTGCTGTGCCCCGTCACCGTGATCACCGAGGCGCCCGACGAAACCGTGTACGGCGAACGCTTCCGGATGCTCGTCCGCGCGCAGGAGGCCGTCTGCCGCGCCGCGCTCGCCCTCCACGCCCGGGGCGACCTGACCTGA
- a CDS encoding peroxiredoxin has protein sequence MTVNAGDLAPDFLAFLPEPLRTADWTVLYFYPRGNNPHCVMQSRRFQALLPQFREAGVRVVGVSVDTAEEQGYFRNFCTLSFPLISDARHELSARYGVLDSAVVDGETVTYARRETFLIRPDGRVALHWTQVDPDTHAAQVLGAVKALTNMPA, from the coding sequence ATGACCGTGAACGCCGGTGATCTCGCTCCCGACTTCCTCGCCTTCCTGCCGGAACCGCTCCGCACGGCCGACTGGACGGTCCTGTACTTCTACCCGCGCGGCAACAACCCGCACTGCGTGATGCAGTCGCGCCGCTTCCAGGCGCTCCTCCCGCAGTTCAGGGAGGCTGGCGTCCGGGTGGTCGGCGTGAGCGTCGACACGGCCGAGGAGCAGGGGTACTTCCGGAACTTCTGCACCCTCAGCTTCCCGCTCATCAGCGACGCCCGGCACGAACTCAGCGCCCGCTACGGCGTGCTGGACAGCGCCGTGGTGGACGGCGAGACCGTGACGTACGCGCGCCGCGAGACCTTCCTGATCCGCCCGGACGGACGCGTGGCCCTGCACTGGACGCAGGTGGACCCCGACACGCACGCCGCGCAGGTGCTCGGCGCCGTGAAGGCCCTGACGAACATGCCCGCCTGA
- a CDS encoding amidohydrolase encodes MHAVPDPDLTAQVTAWRRHLHRHPELSFQEHDTADYVETQLRHMDGLKVTRPTPTSVLAVLHGAAPGRTVLLRADMDALPIQEDTGLDYASTRQGVMHACGHDGHTAMLLGAALTLSRERRDLHGEVRFIFQHAEELFPGGAQQVVDAGVMDGVDTAVGTHLFSTLPVGRVALKAGALMAAPDVFEITVKGQGGHAAMPHETTDPVVIAAHVITAMQSIVSRLRDPLEPAVVSVTTLRAGNADNVIPDTATLTGTVRTFDPALRDAIPAQLDRLVGGVTAAFGAAHTMTYTRGYRATVNDPAVTQVLRQVVTDTLGEHVLMDATPTMGGEDFSAYLTRAPGAFVLIGAGNPGKGIAAPHHHPHFRIDEDALQIGVQVLTGAARALTRP; translated from the coding sequence ATGCACGCCGTCCCAGACCCCGACCTCACCGCCCAGGTCACCGCGTGGCGCCGCCACCTGCACCGCCACCCGGAACTCTCCTTCCAGGAACACGACACCGCCGACTACGTCGAGACGCAGCTGCGCCACATGGATGGCCTGAAGGTCACCCGCCCCACCCCCACCAGCGTCCTCGCCGTCCTGCACGGCGCGGCGCCCGGACGCACCGTGCTGCTGCGCGCCGACATGGACGCCCTCCCCATCCAGGAGGACACCGGCCTGGACTACGCCTCCACGCGGCAGGGCGTCATGCACGCCTGCGGGCACGACGGGCACACCGCCATGCTGCTCGGCGCGGCCCTCACCCTCAGCCGCGAACGCCGCGACCTGCACGGCGAGGTGCGCTTCATCTTCCAGCACGCCGAGGAACTCTTCCCCGGGGGCGCGCAGCAGGTGGTGGACGCAGGCGTCATGGACGGCGTGGACACCGCCGTCGGCACGCACCTCTTCTCCACCCTCCCGGTCGGCCGGGTCGCCCTGAAGGCCGGAGCACTGATGGCCGCCCCCGACGTGTTCGAGATCACCGTGAAGGGCCAGGGCGGGCACGCCGCCATGCCGCACGAGACGACTGACCCCGTCGTGATCGCCGCGCACGTCATCACGGCCATGCAGTCCATCGTGTCCCGCCTGCGCGACCCGCTCGAACCGGCCGTCGTGAGCGTCACCACCCTGCGCGCCGGGAACGCCGACAACGTCATCCCCGACACCGCCACCCTCACCGGCACCGTCCGCACCTTCGACCCCGCCCTGCGGGACGCCATTCCCGCGCAGCTGGACCGCCTGGTGGGCGGCGTCACCGCCGCCTTCGGCGCGGCGCACACCATGACGTACACGCGCGGCTACCGCGCCACCGTCAACGACCCGGCCGTGACCCAGGTGCTGCGGCAGGTCGTGACGGACACGCTCGGCGAGCACGTCCTGATGGACGCCACGCCCACCATGGGCGGCGAGGACTTCAGCGCGTACCTCACGCGCGCCCCCGGCGCCTTCGTGCTGATCGGCGCGGGCAACCCCGGGAAAGGCATCGCCGCGCCGCACCACCACCCGCACTTCAGGATCGACGAGGACGCCCTGCAGATCGGCGTGCAGGTCCTGACCGGCGCCGCCCGCGCCCTCACCCGCCCCTGA
- a CDS encoding ABC transporter substrate-binding protein, translated as MRAPRSILLGLTLLLAGHAGAATLVYGSGGDPVSLESGNINDTNSAIVQNQIYDTLTKVRPGTTTLTPGLASSWTANADRSVWTFNLRRNVRFHDGTPFNADAVIFNVNRWWNPASSAGEQKTWESWKLVFGPSRGPDSVLKSVGKNGDYTVVFTLARSLANFPDMIGANFFGIASPTAVRKAGAAYGTPAGGAVGTGPYVLTTWQSGVQVSLRANAAYWGGRPRTDALVIRSIKDPSARLNELRTGNVDFACDLNPDSLPAIRADKALTAVLRPSFNVGFLSLNTRQEALKNVKVRQAIRLALNRRAVVDAFWGELGTADNSFLPPALGWANSRKVGAVTSDPAAAKKLLADAGYPNGLTLDLWYMPVSRPYFPTPKPIAEAFAADLQAVGIKVTLRTEDWATYLADRNKAPGFDMYMIGWTGQFGAPANFYDAFYGPGGVSDSNYGNAQVQDLLVRAASAKTRGQQASLYGQVHDLTDAAAVRIPVVHSRPLCATRATLSGWVPNPANSEQFWTVTK; from the coding sequence ATGCGCGCTCCCCGGTCCATTCTGCTCGGCCTCACCCTCCTCCTCGCCGGTCACGCCGGCGCGGCCACCCTCGTGTACGGCAGCGGCGGCGACCCCGTCTCGCTGGAGAGCGGCAACATCAACGACACCAACTCCGCCATCGTCCAGAACCAGATCTACGACACGCTCACCAAGGTCCGCCCCGGCACCACCACCCTCACGCCGGGCCTCGCGAGCAGCTGGACCGCGAACGCCGACCGCAGCGTATGGACCTTCAACCTGCGCCGCAACGTCCGCTTCCACGACGGCACGCCCTTCAACGCCGACGCCGTGATCTTCAACGTCAACCGCTGGTGGAACCCCGCCAGCAGCGCAGGCGAACAGAAGACCTGGGAAAGCTGGAAACTCGTGTTCGGCCCGTCCAGAGGCCCCGACAGCGTCCTGAAGAGCGTCGGCAAGAACGGCGACTACACGGTGGTGTTCACGCTCGCCCGCTCCCTCGCGAACTTCCCCGACATGATCGGCGCGAACTTCTTCGGCATCGCCAGCCCCACCGCCGTCCGCAAGGCCGGCGCGGCGTACGGCACGCCCGCCGGCGGCGCGGTCGGGACCGGCCCGTACGTCCTCACGACCTGGCAGAGCGGCGTGCAGGTGAGCCTCAGGGCGAACGCGGCGTACTGGGGCGGCCGTCCCCGCACGGACGCGCTCGTCATCCGGTCCATCAAGGACCCCAGCGCCCGCCTGAACGAACTGCGGACCGGGAACGTCGACTTCGCCTGCGACCTCAACCCCGACAGCCTCCCCGCCATCCGCGCCGACAAGGCCCTCACGGCCGTGCTGCGCCCCAGCTTCAACGTCGGCTTCCTGAGCCTGAACACCCGGCAGGAAGCGCTGAAGAACGTCAAGGTCCGCCAGGCGATCCGGCTCGCCCTGAACCGCCGCGCCGTGGTGGACGCCTTCTGGGGGGAGCTCGGCACGGCCGACAACAGCTTCCTGCCGCCCGCGCTCGGCTGGGCGAACAGCCGCAAGGTCGGCGCGGTCACGTCCGACCCGGCCGCCGCCAAGAAACTCCTCGCGGACGCCGGGTACCCGAACGGCCTCACCCTCGACCTGTGGTACATGCCGGTGTCCCGCCCGTACTTCCCCACCCCGAAACCCATCGCCGAGGCGTTCGCGGCGGACCTGCAGGCGGTCGGCATCAAGGTCACGCTGCGCACCGAGGACTGGGCGACGTACCTCGCGGACCGCAACAAGGCGCCCGGCTTCGACATGTACATGATCGGCTGGACCGGGCAGTTCGGGGCGCCCGCGAACTTCTACGACGCCTTCTACGGGCCGGGCGGCGTGAGCGACTCGAACTACGGGAACGCGCAGGTGCAGGACCTGCTGGTGCGCGCCGCGTCCGCGAAGACGCGCGGGCAGCAGGCGAGCCTGTACGGACAGGTGCACGACCTGACCGACGCGGCCGCCGTCCGCATCCCGGTCGTGCACTCGCGCCCGCTGTGCGCGACGCGCGCCACCCTGAGCGGCTGGGTGCCGAACCCCGCGAACAGCGAGCAGTTCTGGACCGTCACGAAGTGA
- a CDS encoding GGDEF domain-containing protein, translating into MKPSALMDRAWARRFTDPVAATEWAAQGLADPAQAGYARVVQGFLHWRAGRLDVALQCATDAETELRTAGEEGWLARALSVQAVVLNEAGHAARAMELLREELKIVEALGDTEMHASANNDIGVLISFDDPRRGLTYFERAYDLLARADCAPAIQGIAALNIGEVHMMLGDDALADTYVTRGHDLLLRASAWSFWPFYVTLRVALLRRAGRLHQARDRIREAFALLDAHRDAPTHSESMLQLRGAAARVELDCGAPFTTIEMLRDLEDWHPMRAELRIEFLDLRARAEEAVNDHAAACRTLRVLLDATNARHRYEHETHVKSMEVLHRTEAALRQSREAEQAAQALREHLHAMQVLQGQLERLSSTDELTGLANRRQFDHDRAHLGPDDAVLVIDIDHFKRINDTHGHATGDATLREVAARLCTALRRSDRAYRYGGEEFTVIARGVGGAYLRELAERIRRSVSRSPVPAVAETVTVSVGASMVGRGGGLDALTAADQALYTAKRDGRDCTRLASPSA; encoded by the coding sequence ATGAAGCCTTCGGCGTTGATGGACCGGGCCTGGGCCCGGCGCTTCACCGACCCGGTCGCTGCGACCGAGTGGGCCGCGCAGGGCCTGGCCGACCCCGCACAGGCCGGGTACGCCCGCGTCGTGCAGGGCTTCCTGCACTGGCGGGCGGGCCGGCTCGACGTGGCGCTGCAGTGCGCGACGGACGCGGAAACGGAACTCCGCACGGCCGGGGAGGAGGGTTGGCTCGCACGGGCGCTCAGCGTGCAGGCGGTCGTGCTGAACGAGGCGGGGCACGCGGCCCGCGCGATGGAACTGCTGCGCGAGGAACTGAAGATCGTGGAGGCGCTCGGCGACACCGAGATGCACGCCTCCGCGAACAACGACATCGGCGTCCTCATCAGTTTCGACGACCCCAGGCGCGGCCTGACGTACTTCGAACGGGCGTACGATCTGCTGGCCCGCGCCGACTGCGCTCCGGCGATCCAGGGCATCGCGGCCCTCAACATCGGTGAGGTGCACATGATGCTGGGCGACGACGCGCTCGCCGACACGTACGTCACGCGCGGGCACGACCTGCTGCTGCGCGCGTCGGCGTGGTCGTTCTGGCCGTTCTACGTCACGCTGCGGGTCGCGCTGCTCCGCCGTGCGGGCCGCCTGCACCAGGCGCGCGACCGGATCCGTGAGGCGTTCGCGCTGCTCGACGCGCACCGGGACGCGCCGACGCACAGCGAGTCGATGCTGCAGCTGCGTGGCGCGGCGGCCCGCGTGGAACTCGACTGCGGCGCGCCGTTCACGACCATCGAGATGCTGCGCGACCTGGAAGACTGGCACCCCATGCGGGCCGAGCTCCGTATCGAGTTCCTCGACCTGCGCGCCCGGGCCGAGGAGGCCGTGAACGACCACGCGGCCGCCTGCCGGACCCTGCGGGTGCTGCTGGACGCCACGAACGCCCGCCACCGCTACGAACACGAGACGCACGTCAAGAGCATGGAGGTGCTGCACCGCACGGAGGCTGCCCTCCGGCAGTCGCGCGAGGCGGAACAGGCGGCGCAGGCGCTCCGGGAGCACCTGCACGCCATGCAGGTCCTGCAGGGACAGCTGGAGCGCCTGAGCAGCACCGACGAGCTGACGGGCCTCGCGAACCGGCGGCAGTTCGACCATGACCGCGCGCACCTCGGGCCGGACGACGCGGTGCTCGTGATCGACATCGATCACTTCAAACGCATCAACGACACGCACGGGCACGCCACCGGCGACGCGACGCTGCGCGAGGTGGCGGCCCGGCTCTGCACGGCCCTGCGGCGCAGTGACCGCGCGTACCGCTACGGCGGGGAGGAGTTCACGGTCATCGCGCGCGGCGTGGGCGGCGCGTACCTGCGCGAGCTGGCGGAACGCATCCGCAGGAGCGTGTCGCGCTCCCCCGTCCCTGCGGTGGCCGAGACGGTCACGGTGAGCGTGGGGGCCTCCATGGTCGGCCGGGGCGGCGGCCTCGACGCGCTGACGGCCGCCGACCAGGCGCTCTACACCGCGAAACGCGACGGCCGCGACTGCACGCGGCTCGCGTCGCCGTCCGCCTGA
- a CDS encoding MurR/RpiR family transcriptional regulator gives MPPESHDHPTQDHSTRAAPFRDRQGLTDLLHRELPALTGAQRVLALHVLAHLERVPFLSATDLAAAAGVSQSSVTRFAARLGFTRYPHFTTGVGEALLHDAPAHAPAERFEHAPPGSPHAAVLRGETLALQALGPLLDHPDFRRAASFLAAADHVVVAGFAAAAALAVHASLYLSRLRPGTGLHTSVDAALMTQAPHWTPRHAALLIAAPRPATDTVRFLGLLRAQGVPVVLVGDPASVAVLGAADVTLVVPVTLGPTTAVPAAMLTLVSLLVDAVALEQPERSRHALRRFEHLSAAGELFVQGAPRTGTHEQQEEAGP, from the coding sequence ATGCCGCCCGAATCCCACGATCACCCCACTCAGGACCACTCCACCCGGGCCGCGCCCTTCCGGGACCGTCAGGGCCTCACGGACCTCCTGCACCGCGAGCTTCCGGCCCTCACCGGCGCGCAGCGCGTGCTGGCCCTGCACGTCCTCGCGCACCTCGAACGCGTGCCGTTCCTGAGCGCCACCGACCTCGCCGCCGCCGCGGGCGTCAGCCAGTCGTCCGTGACGCGCTTCGCGGCCCGGCTCGGCTTCACGCGCTACCCGCACTTCACCACGGGCGTCGGCGAGGCCCTGCTGCACGACGCGCCCGCACACGCGCCCGCCGAACGCTTCGAGCATGCCCCGCCCGGCAGCCCGCACGCGGCCGTCCTGCGCGGCGAGACGCTCGCCCTGCAGGCCCTCGGTCCGCTGCTCGACCACCCCGACTTCCGGCGGGCCGCCTCGTTCCTCGCGGCGGCCGATCACGTCGTCGTGGCGGGCTTCGCGGCCGCCGCCGCGCTCGCCGTGCACGCCAGCCTGTACCTCTCCAGGCTCCGTCCCGGCACGGGACTGCACACCTCCGTCGACGCGGCCCTCATGACGCAGGCGCCGCACTGGACGCCGCGCCACGCCGCCCTGCTGATCGCCGCGCCGCGCCCCGCCACCGACACCGTCCGTTTCCTCGGCCTGCTGCGGGCGCAGGGCGTGCCGGTCGTGCTCGTGGGCGACCCCGCCAGCGTCGCCGTCCTCGGCGCGGCAGACGTGACGCTCGTGGTGCCCGTCACGCTCGGCCCCACCACCGCCGTCCCCGCCGCCATGCTCACCCTCGTCAGCCTGCTCGTGGACGCCGTGGCCCTCGAACAGCCGGAACGCTCCCGTCACGCCCTGCGCCGCTTCGAGCACCTGAGCGCCGCCGGGGAGCTCTTCGTGCAGGGCGCCCCCCGGACCGGCACACACGAACAGCAGGAAGAGGCAGGGCCGTGA